In Chitinophaga nivalis, a single genomic region encodes these proteins:
- the atpB gene encoding F0F1 ATP synthase subunit A: MISFSQFKHRMVALVMALGLHGFGNFSYAQEAPHGDTAHEAVVGEHAHVTEPAESKKFDAKEVILGHVKDAHDWHFFSFGETHVTIPLPVIIYNPARGTSVFSSSAFEHGHKAHDGYRLVNAHYLHEKGLDAAQYTDGSVIAVDANDNPTGEKIYDFSMTKNVTSMLIGAILLVVLMLNVAKAYTTRGAKKAPKGFQGLVEPVILFMRDEVAKPNIPGKKAEKFTPLILTIFFFILINNLLGLLPGSANVTGNIAVTLALSLVSFVVTMFSTNKHYWGHIFNPPVPFGVKFILAPVELIGILTKPASLTIRLFANILAGHIIILSIISLVFIFGSLSNVAGYGFLPITIAFNIVMMMLELLVAFIQAFIFANLTAVFIGQAMEGAHDEAHH; the protein is encoded by the coding sequence GTGATTTCTTTCAGTCAGTTCAAACATAGAATGGTAGCACTTGTGATGGCCCTTGGCCTTCACGGTTTTGGTAATTTTTCCTATGCGCAGGAAGCTCCTCACGGAGATACAGCACACGAGGCTGTGGTGGGTGAACATGCACATGTGACAGAGCCAGCTGAGTCTAAAAAATTTGATGCGAAGGAAGTAATTCTGGGTCACGTAAAGGATGCGCATGATTGGCACTTCTTCAGCTTTGGAGAAACGCACGTAACCATTCCTTTGCCGGTGATTATTTACAATCCGGCCCGTGGAACCTCTGTGTTCTCTTCATCTGCCTTTGAGCATGGTCACAAAGCGCATGATGGTTACCGCCTGGTAAATGCACACTACCTGCATGAAAAAGGATTGGATGCCGCACAATACACAGATGGTTCTGTGATTGCAGTGGATGCCAACGACAATCCTACCGGCGAAAAGATTTACGATTTCTCCATGACTAAAAACGTTACCTCCATGCTGATCGGCGCTATCTTACTGGTAGTACTGATGCTGAATGTAGCGAAAGCCTACACGACCCGTGGTGCGAAAAAAGCGCCTAAAGGTTTCCAGGGTCTGGTAGAACCGGTGATTCTGTTTATGCGTGATGAAGTAGCAAAACCGAATATTCCTGGTAAAAAAGCAGAAAAATTCACGCCGCTTATTCTGACGATCTTCTTCTTTATCCTCATTAACAACCTGCTTGGACTGTTACCTGGTTCTGCCAACGTAACCGGTAATATTGCTGTAACACTGGCATTATCCCTTGTAAGCTTTGTGGTGACGATGTTTAGCACCAACAAACACTACTGGGGTCACATTTTCAACCCTCCGGTTCCTTTCGGTGTTAAGTTCATCCTGGCGCCGGTAGAGCTGATCGGTATCCTGACCAAGCCGGCTTCCCTGACGATCCGGTTGTTTGCCAACATCCTGGCGGGTCACATTATCATTCTGAGTATTATATCCCTGGTGTTTATATTTGGTTCCTTAAGCAATGTAGCGGGTTATGGTTTCCTGCCCATTACAATTGCGTTCAACATTGTAATGATGATGTTGGAGCTGCTGGTAGCCTTTATCCAGGCATTCATCTTTGCCAATCTGACTGCCGTGTTTATCGGTCAGGCGATGGAAGGTGCACATGATGAAGCACACCACTAA
- a CDS encoding DUF1003 domain-containing protein, with product METFISDISGKHFPLSEKVTAKMIRPSMLEQIRKDHPKFNHHCNMAVSELNSYRQGYYASLFSREMSELSDLEKVVLEKLRDNETLTNKLEEEPSPASMTYGERLADRIAEFGGSWTFIISFLVFILAWMCLNLYWLANKGFDPYPFILLNLILSCLAALQAPVIMMSQNRQESKDRQRSKNDYMINLKSELEVRILHEKIDHLMLRQQQDMLDLQQTQLEMLNEILKAMHKTNKGNSNSNQSTTDTK from the coding sequence ATGGAGACTTTTATCAGTGATATTTCCGGGAAGCATTTCCCCTTGTCAGAGAAAGTAACCGCCAAAATGATCCGGCCTTCCATGCTGGAACAGATCCGGAAAGACCATCCGAAATTCAATCATCACTGCAATATGGCTGTTTCGGAGCTGAACAGCTACCGGCAAGGATACTATGCTTCCCTGTTTTCCCGGGAGATGAGTGAATTGAGTGACCTGGAGAAAGTAGTGCTGGAAAAGCTGCGGGACAATGAAACCCTGACCAACAAGCTGGAAGAGGAACCTTCTCCGGCAAGTATGACCTACGGGGAACGGCTGGCCGACAGGATTGCCGAATTTGGCGGCAGCTGGACGTTCATCATCTCTTTCCTCGTGTTTATCCTGGCCTGGATGTGCCTGAACTTATACTGGCTGGCCAATAAAGGCTTTGATCCTTATCCCTTTATCCTGTTAAACCTGATACTATCTTGCCTCGCTGCCCTGCAGGCTCCCGTCATCATGATGAGCCAGAACCGCCAGGAGTCCAAAGACCGCCAGCGATCGAAGAATGACTATATGATCAACCTGAAATCTGAGCTGGAAGTGCGTATCCTGCATGAAAAAATAGATCACCTCATGCTACGGCAGCAACAGGACATGCTGGATCTGCAACAAACGCAGCTGGAAATGCTGAACGAAATCCTGAAAGCCATGCACAAAACAAACAAAGGTAATAGCAATAGCAATCAGAGCACTACGGATACCAAATAA
- a CDS encoding ABC transporter ATP-binding protein: MENLAVKKVFDFSLLRRIFTFAAPYKRSFYISMFLTVVLAVISPLRPYLIQVTVDKYIAGQLMRMLVIVTVVQIGLLLVETVVRFFFSYLTNWLGQSVVKDLRVTVYKKVVHLNLAFFDKTPIGTLTTRTINDIEAINDVFSEGIISITADLLMIIAILVVMFIEDWRLTLVSLSPFPILIFATYIFKESVNKSFYRVRNAVSALNAFVQEHITGMVVVQAFTAEKREFARFKHINKEHRKANIDAIFAYSVFFPVVEIILAISLGLMVWWGSNKVLNYEVTQGVMIAFIMYLNMLFRPLRMLADKFNTLQMGMVASERVFKVLDNQDYIPDRGHHPADQMKGAITFENVSFAYIEDRYVLKDISFQASPGDTVAIVGHTGSGKTTIISILNRLYEIQKGSIRIDDIELPAYSLEALRSKIGVVLQDVFLFSGSIYDNITLHNAAITRQQVEEASRLIGIHDFIMQLPGGYDYQVMERGSTLSLGQRQLISFVRALLYDPAILILDEATSSVDTESEMMIQQAIDKLIADRTAIIIAHRLSTISKADKIIVLDKGEIKEMGTHEELLRLEGFYHKLHSMQFNVNKV; the protein is encoded by the coding sequence TTGGAAAATCTGGCGGTAAAAAAAGTATTTGATTTTAGCTTGCTCCGGCGCATATTCACGTTCGCTGCTCCCTATAAACGCTCCTTCTACATATCCATGTTCTTAACAGTCGTACTGGCTGTTATCTCTCCGTTGCGTCCTTACCTGATACAGGTAACGGTCGATAAATACATTGCGGGGCAGCTGATGCGTATGCTGGTGATCGTTACAGTGGTACAGATCGGGCTACTACTGGTAGAAACAGTGGTACGTTTTTTCTTCTCGTATCTGACCAACTGGCTGGGACAGTCTGTAGTAAAGGATTTGCGGGTAACGGTCTATAAGAAGGTGGTACACCTCAACCTGGCTTTTTTCGATAAAACACCTATAGGCACGCTCACCACGCGTACGATCAATGATATTGAAGCCATCAACGATGTTTTTTCGGAAGGAATTATTTCCATTACGGCAGACCTGTTGATGATTATTGCGATTCTGGTGGTGATGTTTATAGAAGACTGGCGGCTTACCCTGGTGAGTCTGTCGCCCTTTCCGATATTGATTTTTGCTACTTATATCTTCAAGGAAAGTGTAAATAAATCTTTTTACCGGGTGCGTAATGCGGTATCTGCGCTGAATGCCTTTGTGCAGGAGCATATTACCGGTATGGTGGTGGTGCAGGCCTTTACCGCAGAAAAAAGAGAGTTTGCCCGTTTCAAACATATCAACAAAGAACACCGGAAAGCCAATATAGATGCCATTTTCGCGTATTCTGTATTTTTCCCGGTAGTGGAAATCATCCTGGCTATTTCCCTGGGACTGATGGTATGGTGGGGCTCCAATAAAGTACTGAACTATGAAGTAACCCAGGGTGTGATGATCGCCTTCATCATGTACCTGAACATGTTGTTCCGTCCGCTGCGGATGCTGGCGGATAAGTTTAATACCCTGCAAATGGGGATGGTGGCCAGTGAGCGGGTATTTAAGGTATTGGATAACCAGGATTATATTCCGGACAGGGGGCATCATCCGGCCGATCAGATGAAAGGGGCTATTACTTTTGAAAACGTGTCTTTTGCGTATATCGAAGACCGTTATGTACTGAAGGATATCAGTTTTCAGGCATCGCCGGGCGATACGGTAGCGATAGTGGGGCATACCGGTTCCGGTAAAACCACCATTATCAGTATCCTGAACCGGTTGTATGAAATTCAGAAAGGCAGTATCCGGATCGATGATATTGAGCTGCCGGCTTATTCCCTGGAAGCTTTGCGCAGCAAGATAGGGGTGGTATTGCAGGATGTGTTCCTGTTTTCCGGTTCTATCTACGATAACATTACCCTGCACAATGCCGCCATTACCCGGCAGCAGGTAGAAGAAGCCTCGAGGCTGATAGGTATTCACGACTTTATCATGCAGTTACCGGGTGGCTACGATTACCAGGTGATGGAGCGGGGGAGTACCCTCTCGTTGGGGCAGCGGCAACTGATTTCCTTTGTGCGGGCGTTGTTGTATGATCCGGCTATTCTGATCCTGGATGAAGCTACATCATCTGTGGATACGGAGTCGGAGATGATGATACAACAGGCCATAGACAAGCTGATTGCCGACCGTACTGCTATTATCATTGCGCACCGGTTGTCTACTATCAGTAAGGCAGATAAGATCATTGTACTGGATAAGGGAGAGATTAAGGAGATGGGTACACATGAGGAGTTGCTGCGTTTGGAAGGCTTTTATCACAAGTTGCATAGTATGCAGTTTAATGTGAACAAGGTATAG